From a single Paenibacillus sp. FSL W8-0426 genomic region:
- the dxs gene encoding 1-deoxy-D-xylulose-5-phosphate synthase, with translation MLLPQIKQPSDLKSMSEDDLVLLSAEIRQFLIEKLSVTGGHLAPNLGVVELTVALHYCYNSPVDKMIFDVGHQAYVHKILTGRMDRFDTLRQHNGLCGFVKRNESEHDVWEAGHSSTSLSAAMGMALARDLKGEDNKVIALIGDGALTGGMAFEALNHIGHEQKKLMVILNDNEMSIAPNVGAMHKYLSKIRSDRHYLKAKDDVEGMLKRIPGIGDRLAKSASWIKDSVKYMMVPGVLFEELGFKYLGPIDGHDIPKLIEAFKQADNVDGPVLVHVLTTKGKGYQPAEADSHKWHGISPYKIESGQVLKAVGKPMYTEIFGETLVELAKKDKRIVAVTPAMPTGSGLIPFSKAFPDRMIDVGIAEQHAATMCAALAMEGLKPVYAVYSTFMQRAYDQIVHDICRHNANVIFAIDRAGFVGPDGETHQGVYDVAFMRHIPNIVLMMPKDENELRHMMKTALDYNDGPIAYRYPRNNVVGVPMDEQLIPIPIGTWEQLRPAEGYAIIASGSMVQIAEEAADMAKREGISSGVINARFLKPLDESMLRELALRGTKLIVLEEVSQAGSMGSAVLEFYAEQGLHDIHVQLMGVPDRFIEHGSIDEQRAEVGLTAQNVCAELRSMAAQSSYGMSRTRFPS, from the coding sequence GTGCTGCTTCCACAAATTAAACAACCGAGCGATCTCAAGTCGATGTCTGAGGATGACCTTGTATTATTATCGGCAGAGATTCGGCAGTTTCTGATCGAGAAGCTGTCTGTGACAGGGGGGCATCTTGCCCCGAATTTAGGAGTGGTTGAGCTCACGGTGGCCCTGCACTATTGCTACAACAGTCCGGTAGATAAAATGATATTCGATGTAGGGCATCAGGCATATGTTCACAAAATTCTTACGGGACGCATGGACCGTTTCGATACGTTACGGCAGCACAATGGATTGTGCGGATTCGTCAAGCGAAATGAAAGCGAACATGATGTCTGGGAAGCCGGCCACAGCAGCACTTCATTGTCGGCGGCTATGGGCATGGCCCTGGCACGCGACCTTAAGGGCGAGGACAATAAGGTGATTGCACTGATTGGTGACGGGGCATTAACAGGCGGCATGGCCTTTGAGGCGTTGAACCATATCGGTCACGAACAAAAGAAGCTGATGGTCATTCTGAATGATAACGAAATGTCTATTGCACCCAATGTAGGCGCAATGCATAAATATTTGAGCAAAATCCGCTCGGATCGTCATTACCTGAAGGCAAAGGACGACGTAGAAGGCATGCTGAAAAGGATCCCGGGTATCGGCGATCGTTTGGCCAAATCGGCAAGCTGGATCAAGGATAGCGTGAAATACATGATGGTTCCAGGCGTGCTGTTCGAGGAACTGGGCTTCAAGTATTTGGGGCCGATTGATGGACACGACATTCCCAAATTGATCGAGGCATTTAAGCAGGCTGACAACGTGGATGGTCCGGTGCTGGTCCATGTCCTTACAACCAAAGGAAAAGGATATCAGCCTGCAGAAGCGGATTCGCATAAGTGGCATGGCATCTCGCCATATAAAATTGAATCCGGCCAAGTGCTTAAGGCCGTTGGCAAACCGATGTATACCGAAATCTTTGGGGAAACGCTGGTGGAGCTTGCCAAAAAGGATAAGCGAATCGTCGCGGTAACCCCGGCAATGCCAACCGGATCCGGACTTATTCCGTTCAGCAAGGCGTTTCCGGATCGCATGATCGACGTGGGGATCGCCGAGCAGCATGCGGCGACGATGTGCGCTGCGTTAGCCATGGAAGGGCTTAAGCCTGTATATGCGGTATATTCCACGTTTATGCAGCGTGCTTATGATCAGATCGTGCATGATATTTGCAGACATAACGCAAACGTCATTTTTGCCATTGACCGTGCCGGATTCGTCGGTCCGGACGGGGAAACGCACCAAGGCGTATACGATGTGGCGTTTATGCGCCATATCCCGAACATCGTGCTGATGATGCCGAAAGATGAAAACGAGCTGCGTCACATGATGAAGACGGCGCTTGATTATAACGATGGACCGATTGCATATCGCTATCCTAGAAACAATGTGGTTGGCGTTCCGATGGACGAACAGCTGATACCGATTCCGATCGGGACTTGGGAGCAATTGCGGCCTGCCGAAGGTTATGCGATCATTGCCTCGGGGTCGATGGTGCAGATCGCCGAAGAGGCAGCAGATATGGCGAAACGCGAAGGCATATCGTCAGGTGTCATCAACGCGCGTTTCCTGAAGCCGCTCGATGAGTCGATGCTGCGCGAGCTGGCGCTGCGTGGAACCAAGCTGATTGTTCTTGAAGAAGTATCACAGGCAGGAAGCATGGGGAGCGCTGTGCTTGAATTTTATGCAGAACAGGGTCTGCATGACATTCATGTACAGCTCATGGGCGTTCCGGATCGGTTCATCGAACATGGCAGCATTGACGAGCAGCGCGCGGAAGTGGGCTTAACGGCCCAAAATGTTTGCGCCGAGCTGCGAAGCATGGCAGCCCAGTCCTCGTACGGGATGTCAAGAACCCGCTTTCCTTCCTAG
- a CDS encoding polyprenyl synthetase family protein has protein sequence MSNRLSFEQYLQNTANEVTAALQEALPVHWDVPKSLREAMQYSLMAGGKRLRPLLVVAAAEALGAQRSAAMPVACAVEMVHTYSLIHDDLPAMDNDDYRRGKPTNHKVFGEAAAILAGDALLTHAFYSIVQAGRSHGVPAEALLSIVEDLAELAGARGMVGGQVADMEGEQGMTSLEQLQYIHLHKTGDLIVFSLLAGARIGGASEGQLEALRVFGRDLGLAFQIQDDILDLTGDEQKMGKKTQSDVNQQKVTYPFFIGMEASLEQVRVLTRSAKDALDRAGLPDSSRLMEIADYLMNRDH, from the coding sequence ATGAGTAATCGGCTATCATTCGAACAGTATCTGCAAAATACGGCTAATGAGGTTACGGCAGCGCTGCAGGAAGCGCTGCCTGTTCATTGGGACGTGCCGAAATCTTTGCGCGAAGCCATGCAGTATTCGCTGATGGCCGGGGGCAAGCGCCTGCGCCCATTGTTGGTCGTCGCCGCGGCGGAAGCCCTCGGTGCGCAGCGCAGTGCTGCAATGCCGGTGGCCTGCGCCGTGGAAATGGTTCATACGTATTCGCTGATCCACGATGACCTGCCTGCCATGGATAACGACGATTATCGCAGAGGTAAACCTACGAACCATAAAGTGTTTGGGGAGGCCGCGGCTATATTGGCCGGTGACGCACTGCTTACGCATGCGTTTTACAGTATTGTGCAAGCGGGGCGTTCCCATGGCGTTCCGGCAGAAGCGCTGCTGTCCATCGTGGAAGACCTGGCGGAATTGGCGGGTGCCAGAGGCATGGTTGGCGGACAAGTGGCTGACATGGAAGGCGAGCAAGGCATGACCAGCCTTGAGCAGCTGCAGTACATTCATTTGCATAAGACCGGCGATCTGATCGTGTTCTCCTTGCTGGCAGGAGCCCGGATTGGCGGAGCTTCGGAAGGACAATTGGAAGCGCTGCGCGTGTTCGGCAGAGATCTGGGGCTGGCCTTCCAAATTCAGGACGACATTCTTGATTTAACCGGCGATGAACAGAAGATGGGGAAAAAAACGCAGAGTGATGTGAACCAGCAGAAGGTTACCTATCCGTTTTTTATCGGAATGGAAGCCTCGCTGGAGCAGGTCCGCGTGCTGACCCGGTCTGCGAAGGATGCGCTTGACAGAGCCGGGCTGCCGGATTCGTCCCGGTTGATGGAAATTGCCGATTATTTAATGAACAGGGATCACTAG
- the xseB gene encoding exodeoxyribonuclease VII small subunit — translation MANEPELNFEEAMAALEEIVSELEHGDVPLEQAIDLFQRGMKLSQLCGIKLEQVERKIEMIVEEDGELRKKPFGTSLDESGEPNE, via the coding sequence ATGGCGAATGAACCGGAATTGAACTTTGAAGAAGCAATGGCCGCTCTGGAAGAGATCGTGAGCGAACTGGAGCATGGGGATGTCCCCCTTGAGCAGGCCATTGATCTGTTTCAACGGGGGATGAAGCTTTCGCAATTGTGCGGCATCAAACTGGAGCAGGTGGAACGCAAAATTGAAATGATCGTGGAAGAAGACGGGGAGCTGCGCAAAAAACCGTTTGGAACTTCGCTTGACGAAAGCGGTGAACCGAATGAGTAA
- the xseA gene encoding exodeoxyribonuclease VII large subunit: MAEQRIFSIKDLNRYIRMKLESDQVLSDVWLRGEISNFTHHSSGHMYFTLKDKDSRIKAIMFASHNQRLPFVPKEGTRVIARGNVSVYERDGQYQFYATHMQPDGIGSLYLAYEQLKKKLEDEGLFSPLRKRDIPRYPQTIGVITSPTGAAVRDILTTLQRRFPSARVVLYPVLVQGKGAAPSIVKAIEGLNRMGEADVLIVGRGGGSLEELWAFNEEMVARAIAGSGIPVISAVGHETDFTIADFAADLRAATPTAAAELAVPSRAELAQQIAQRQRQLQHRLRQRAAQSRERLERLQRSPVLVHPRRTLLQHAERLDMLQQRLMRSIDSRMKWTGEKRERLHAALQRFNPREQVGAARREHTAARRQLELAMNSIMKSKQQKWASAVRHLDALSPLKVMSRGYSLVYDEQEKRLIKSLKDVQPGDSIKIKLTDGQLDCQVWGMKEDDTTHGE; encoded by the coding sequence GTGGCTGAACAACGGATATTTTCCATCAAGGACCTGAATCGGTATATCCGGATGAAACTGGAATCCGATCAGGTGCTGTCGGACGTGTGGCTTAGAGGCGAAATTTCCAACTTCACCCACCATTCCAGCGGACATATGTATTTTACGCTCAAAGACAAGGACAGCCGGATTAAAGCGATCATGTTTGCTTCGCATAATCAGCGATTACCCTTCGTGCCCAAAGAGGGCACGAGGGTTATTGCGCGAGGCAATGTTTCCGTGTACGAACGCGATGGCCAGTATCAATTTTATGCCACGCATATGCAGCCTGATGGCATTGGCAGCCTGTATCTTGCTTATGAGCAGCTGAAAAAAAAGCTGGAGGATGAAGGTTTGTTTTCGCCATTGCGAAAACGGGATATTCCCCGATATCCGCAAACCATTGGCGTGATCACTTCTCCGACGGGAGCTGCGGTTCGGGATATTCTTACCACTCTGCAGCGAAGATTTCCTTCTGCCCGGGTCGTGTTGTATCCGGTGCTGGTGCAAGGGAAAGGTGCGGCACCTTCCATTGTCAAAGCCATTGAAGGTTTAAACCGAATGGGAGAAGCGGACGTGCTGATCGTTGGACGCGGCGGCGGTTCGCTGGAGGAGCTGTGGGCTTTTAATGAAGAGATGGTTGCAAGGGCGATTGCAGGCTCGGGGATTCCGGTGATTTCAGCCGTTGGTCATGAAACGGATTTTACGATTGCAGACTTTGCGGCCGACCTGCGCGCGGCAACGCCGACTGCTGCCGCGGAACTTGCGGTGCCAAGCCGGGCTGAACTGGCGCAGCAGATCGCGCAAAGACAAAGGCAGCTGCAGCATCGGCTTCGTCAGCGGGCGGCACAAAGCCGCGAGCGGCTGGAGCGGTTGCAGCGTTCGCCGGTGTTGGTACACCCGAGAAGGACGCTGCTCCAGCACGCCGAACGGCTCGATATGCTGCAGCAGCGACTGATGCGGAGCATCGATTCGCGGATGAAATGGACGGGAGAAAAGCGGGAGCGCCTTCACGCCGCGCTGCAGCGGTTCAATCCTCGTGAACAAGTGGGCGCGGCACGCCGGGAACATACTGCTGCGAGGCGCCAACTGGAGTTGGCGATGAATTCCATCATGAAGTCTAAACAGCAAAAATGGGCATCTGCCGTACGCCATCTGGATGCGCTCAGTCCGCTTAAAGTCATGTCTCGCGGATACAGCCTCGTCTATGATGAGCAGGAGAAACGGTTGATCAAGTCCCTGAAGGATGTGCAGCCCGGAGACTCAATCAAGATCAAACTCACCGACGGGCAGCTGGACTGTCAGGTTTGGGGAATGAAGGAGGACGACACTACCCATGGCGAATGA
- the folD gene encoding bifunctional methylenetetrahydrofolate dehydrogenase/methenyltetrahydrofolate cyclohydrolase FolD, with product MTASIINGKEVSQEIRTGITAEVKQLAEKGVVPGLAVVLVGDDPASHVYVRNKEKACQDLGFYSEVHRLDAATSQEDLLALVDKLNKQDSINGILVQLPLPNHIEEKAVIDAIAVEKDVDGFHPVNVGNLVIGDDSLLPCTPAGVIELIKRTGIEMSGKHAVVIGRSNIVGKPVSLLLQRENATVTMCHSRTANMKEITRQADILVVAIGRANFVDADYVKPGAVVIDVGMNRLDNGKLAGDVDFESVKEVSGPITPVPGGVGPMTITMLMQNTLIAAKRAHGLS from the coding sequence ATGACAGCATCTATTATCAACGGTAAAGAAGTATCCCAGGAAATTCGTACAGGCATTACCGCCGAAGTGAAGCAGCTTGCAGAGAAGGGAGTTGTTCCCGGCCTCGCCGTGGTACTCGTTGGAGATGACCCTGCTTCCCATGTTTACGTACGCAACAAGGAAAAAGCTTGTCAGGATCTGGGCTTCTATTCGGAAGTTCATCGTTTGGATGCAGCTACTTCCCAGGAAGACCTGCTTGCGCTCGTGGACAAGCTGAACAAACAGGATAGCATTAACGGGATTCTGGTTCAGCTTCCATTGCCGAATCATATCGAAGAGAAAGCTGTCATTGATGCCATCGCGGTGGAAAAAGACGTGGACGGATTCCATCCGGTCAACGTGGGCAATCTTGTCATCGGTGACGACAGCCTGCTGCCTTGTACGCCAGCCGGTGTAATCGAGCTCATCAAACGCACGGGCATTGAAATGTCCGGCAAACATGCCGTAGTTATCGGACGCAGCAACATCGTCGGTAAACCCGTATCCTTGCTCTTGCAACGCGAGAACGCAACTGTCACCATGTGCCACTCCCGCACGGCGAACATGAAAGAGATTACTCGCCAAGCAGACATTCTGGTTGTAGCCATCGGCCGCGCCAACTTCGTTGACGCAGACTATGTCAAGCCGGGTGCGGTCGTGATCGACGTAGGCATGAATCGTTTGGATAACGGCAAGCTCGCAGGCGATGTTGATTTCGAGAGCGTGAAGGAAGTATCTGGACCGATTACACCGGTTCCCGGCGGCGTAGGTCCGATGACGATTACGATGCTGATGCAAAATACGTTGATTGCAGCCAAACGCGCTCACGGCTTGAGCTAG
- the nusB gene encoding transcription antitermination factor NusB: protein MKRRLAREIAVQSLYQMEMNEVGAAEAVNMLINEAAEENETDVVIRDADAMREYVTALVQGTWDRKEAIDGLLGDYLKGWQISRLSRVDRQILRLAAYEMVFQDDVPAKVSVNEAIELSKHFGTDESGKFVNGVLGRMIQEVGTIKEKLS from the coding sequence ATGAAAAGACGTTTGGCTAGGGAAATTGCGGTACAAAGCCTGTACCAGATGGAAATGAATGAGGTTGGCGCTGCTGAAGCGGTCAACATGTTGATCAATGAAGCGGCGGAAGAAAACGAAACCGATGTGGTCATTCGCGACGCGGATGCGATGCGCGAGTATGTAACGGCATTGGTGCAAGGGACATGGGATCGTAAGGAAGCGATTGACGGTTTGCTTGGGGATTATCTCAAAGGTTGGCAAATCAGCCGCTTGTCCAGGGTTGACCGCCAGATTCTCAGGCTGGCCGCCTACGAAATGGTATTCCAGGATGATGTCCCTGCCAAAGTATCTGTCAACGAAGCGATTGAACTGTCCAAACACTTCGGGACCGACGAGTCCGGAAAATTCGTTAACGGCGTTCTTGGCCGCATGATTCAGGAAGTGGGTACCATCAAGGAGAAGTTGTCTTAA
- a CDS encoding DUF2273 domain-containing protein: MLWREIWDNYKGRILGIVGGIFFGFLYVWIGFWDMLFFALLVFVGYTLGRRSDSKLEFHIPWREWGQWLGDRWRPFK, translated from the coding sequence ATGCTGTGGAGAGAGATTTGGGATAATTACAAAGGCCGGATTCTCGGCATAGTCGGCGGCATCTTTTTTGGTTTTCTTTACGTATGGATTGGATTTTGGGATATGTTGTTCTTTGCACTTTTGGTGTTCGTCGGGTATACCTTGGGCAGACGAAGTGATTCAAAGCTGGAATTCCACATTCCTTGGCGGGAGTGGGGGCAATGGCTGGGTGATCGCTGGCGTCCGTTTAAGTAG
- the amaP gene encoding alkaline shock response membrane anchor protein AmaP — protein MAKILDRLLLFLYSISVGAISAVVILLISGVLPYELNYQQEQNVIVAAVIAAAVLFILSLRFFYISVRRERASLPSVDQRTEYGDVQISMETIENLCMKATSRFRGVRDVKARIRVVESGLEIKIRAVVDGETPIPALTTELQKAIHDHVQEITGIPVSFVTVYIANVTQSPNYKSRVE, from the coding sequence GTGGCAAAAATACTGGATCGGCTTCTGTTGTTTCTATACAGCATAAGCGTTGGAGCAATATCGGCAGTGGTCATTCTCCTGATCAGCGGAGTGCTGCCTTACGAATTGAATTACCAGCAGGAACAGAACGTTATTGTTGCCGCCGTGATCGCGGCCGCGGTTTTGTTTATCCTGAGTTTGCGCTTCTTCTACATTTCCGTCCGGCGCGAGCGTGCTTCGCTGCCTTCCGTCGACCAGCGTACCGAATATGGCGATGTGCAGATTTCGATGGAAACGATCGAAAATTTGTGCATGAAAGCCACTTCGCGTTTCCGTGGCGTACGTGATGTCAAGGCAAGAATTCGCGTGGTTGAGTCCGGACTGGAGATCAAGATCAGGGCCGTGGTGGATGGCGAGACGCCGATTCCGGCACTGACGACCGAGCTGCAAAAGGCAATACATGATCATGTACAGGAGATTACGGGTATTCCGGTTTCCTTTGTTACTGTGTATATTGCGAACGTTACCCAGTCGCCTAACTACAAGAGTCGAGTGGAATGA
- a CDS encoding Asp23/Gls24 family envelope stress response protein: MSTLPTEFERTDIGEIQIAPEVIEVIAGLATVEVKGVAGMSGGFAGGFAELLGRKNLSKGVKVEVGQREAAVDVSVIIEYGYRLPQVATEIQQNVKRSIENMTGLNVNEVNVHIHDVQFKSAEKVEEVEPTTQRVK; the protein is encoded by the coding sequence ATGAGTACACTGCCGACAGAATTTGAACGGACGGATATCGGTGAAATCCAAATCGCACCTGAGGTTATCGAAGTTATTGCCGGACTGGCTACCGTTGAAGTTAAAGGCGTAGCTGGCATGAGCGGCGGTTTTGCTGGCGGTTTTGCCGAGCTGCTGGGCCGCAAGAACCTGTCCAAAGGCGTGAAGGTTGAGGTCGGACAGCGTGAAGCAGCCGTTGACGTATCGGTAATCATCGAATACGGGTATCGCCTTCCGCAAGTGGCTACAGAAATCCAGCAAAACGTGAAGCGCTCGATTGAAAACATGACCGGATTGAATGTGAACGAAGTCAACGTGCATATTCACGACGTTCAATTCAAGAGCGCCGAGAAGGTGGAGGAAGTTGAGCCTACCACTCAGCGCGTGAAATAA
- the accC gene encoding acetyl-CoA carboxylase biotin carboxylase subunit, with protein MKFHKILIANRGEIAVRIIRACRELGISTVAVYSEADKDSLHVRLADEAYCVGPTLSKDSYLNFTNLMSVATLTECDAIHPGYGFLAENADFAEICASCNITFIGPSPEAITKMGDKAVAKQTMKDAGVPVIPGSDGLVENMDEAIMIARDIGYPVIIKATAGGGGKGIRIAEDEESLVKQITTAQQEAQKAFGNAGVYLEKFLTGMKHVEIQIMADKHGNAVHLGERDCSVQRRRQKLVEEAPCPVLTEEVRTLMGEAAVRAALAVNYSGAGTLEFLLSPTGEFYFMEMNTRIQVEHPVTEMITGVDLIREMIAVAEGHPLSFRQEDVVINGWAIECRINAEDPDRNFMPAPGKIGFYLAPGGPGVRVDSAAYPGYTISPFYDSMIAKLIVWGATREEAIAKMKRALSEFAIEGISTTIPFHLKLLDHPTFVRGDFDIKFLEENEI; from the coding sequence ATGAAATTTCATAAAATACTGATTGCGAACCGCGGCGAGATCGCGGTACGTATTATTCGTGCCTGCCGTGAGCTCGGCATTTCGACGGTAGCGGTTTACTCGGAAGCGGACAAGGATTCCCTGCATGTGCGCCTGGCGGACGAAGCATATTGCGTCGGTCCGACCTTGTCGAAGGACAGTTACCTTAATTTTACCAACCTGATGAGCGTGGCTACGCTGACTGAATGCGATGCGATCCACCCTGGCTACGGGTTCCTTGCAGAGAATGCCGATTTCGCCGAAATTTGTGCGTCTTGCAACATCACCTTTATCGGCCCTTCCCCAGAAGCGATTACCAAAATGGGTGACAAGGCCGTTGCCAAACAGACGATGAAGGATGCGGGCGTGCCCGTCATTCCGGGATCGGACGGATTGGTCGAAAATATGGACGAAGCGATCATGATCGCCAGAGATATCGGATACCCGGTAATCATCAAGGCAACCGCCGGCGGTGGGGGAAAAGGAATTCGTATCGCTGAAGACGAGGAATCGCTCGTCAAACAAATCACGACGGCCCAGCAGGAAGCCCAGAAGGCATTCGGCAATGCGGGCGTATACCTTGAGAAATTTCTGACGGGTATGAAACACGTGGAAATCCAGATCATGGCCGACAAACACGGCAATGCCGTTCATCTTGGCGAACGTGACTGCTCTGTGCAGCGCCGCCGCCAAAAGCTTGTCGAGGAAGCGCCTTGCCCTGTGTTGACGGAAGAAGTGCGCACCCTGATGGGGGAAGCCGCTGTCAGAGCAGCGTTGGCGGTCAATTACTCGGGAGCAGGTACGCTTGAGTTTCTGCTTAGTCCGACGGGCGAGTTTTATTTCATGGAAATGAATACACGCATTCAGGTCGAACATCCGGTGACGGAAATGATTACCGGCGTGGATCTGATTCGCGAAATGATTGCCGTTGCCGAAGGGCATCCGCTTTCTTTCCGTCAGGAGGACGTCGTGATTAACGGTTGGGCCATCGAATGCCGCATCAATGCCGAGGATCCGGATCGCAATTTTATGCCGGCTCCGGGTAAAATCGGGTTCTATCTGGCTCCGGGAGGCCCGGGCGTGCGCGTGGATAGCGCAGCATATCCAGGGTATACGATTTCCCCTTTTTACGACTCCATGATCGCGAAATTGATCGTATGGGGAGCAACGCGGGAAGAGGCCATTGCAAAGATGAAGCGCGCACTGAGCGAGTTTGCCATCGAAGGCATATCGACCACGATTCCTTTCCACTTGAAGCTGCTTGATCACCCGACGTTCGTTCGCGGGGACTTTGATATCAAGTTTCTTGAGGAAAACGAGATTTAA
- the accB gene encoding acetyl-CoA carboxylase biotin carboxyl carrier protein, with the protein MFKLSEIKELIKLVDESSVQELEIENEGSRLSIRKPGKTEVIQAAAVQAPQIVAAAPQVQQAPVVSEAAPQADPASHLHKIVSPMVGTFYRASSPEAGPFVSKGDKVVEKTTVCIIEAMKLMNELDADVKGEIVEVLVENGQLVEYGQPLFLVKPE; encoded by the coding sequence ATGTTTAAATTGAGTGAGATCAAAGAACTGATCAAACTGGTGGATGAAAGTTCCGTTCAGGAATTGGAAATTGAAAATGAAGGATCGCGCCTGTCGATTCGCAAGCCTGGCAAAACCGAGGTGATTCAGGCCGCAGCCGTGCAAGCTCCGCAAATCGTTGCAGCTGCGCCGCAAGTACAGCAGGCTCCGGTCGTTTCCGAAGCTGCTCCGCAAGCTGACCCTGCAAGCCATTTACATAAAATCGTATCACCGATGGTGGGTACCTTCTACAGAGCTTCCTCGCCGGAAGCGGGTCCTTTTGTAAGCAAGGGCGACAAGGTTGTTGAAAAAACAACGGTCTGCATCATCGAAGCGATGAAATTGATGAACGAGCTTGACGCCGACGTCAAGGGCGAAATCGTTGAAGTGCTGGTTGAGAACGGCCAACTGGTCGAATACGGACAACCTCTGTTCCTGGTCAAACCGGAATAA
- a CDS encoding SpoIIIAH-like family protein, whose amino-acid sequence MNNKRQTIWLVSMLSLMVILSAYYLFTEDSGPVNTPVADSQQVDSMKQGDVTETTSIIDPTEGLVVNEVVSEGAVTEGQQPAAGTAEEPSSNEGKTGDTGKTPAAESGEKGETGKEADKGTATTPDVSGTGTEGTDAGTAKTDEEVLKEMEEQNTAVSASSQFQNYQWQREESNNRKYEELMTIAGDLSKTPEENAKATEELRALEEKEAKITGIEETLSQQYANAIVEEEADKYKVLVLSDKLDVKQAVSIVDLVMKELAVSQNQISVQYVTEQ is encoded by the coding sequence ATGAATAACAAACGCCAAACAATCTGGCTCGTCTCGATGTTAAGCTTAATGGTCATTTTGTCAGCCTACTACCTGTTCACGGAGGACAGCGGCCCTGTAAATACGCCTGTAGCAGACAGCCAGCAAGTCGACAGCATGAAGCAAGGTGATGTCACGGAAACAACGTCCATTATTGATCCGACAGAAGGGCTGGTTGTGAATGAAGTCGTAAGCGAAGGCGCTGTTACAGAAGGACAGCAGCCTGCAGCAGGCACGGCTGAAGAACCGTCTTCTAATGAAGGGAAAACTGGCGATACGGGCAAAACACCTGCGGCCGAATCGGGAGAGAAAGGCGAAACCGGTAAAGAGGCCGACAAAGGAACCGCAACGACCCCTGACGTCAGCGGAACAGGTACCGAAGGAACGGATGCAGGCACAGCCAAAACCGACGAAGAGGTGCTGAAGGAAATGGAGGAACAAAATACAGCCGTTTCCGCAAGCAGCCAGTTCCAAAATTATCAATGGCAGCGGGAAGAAAGCAACAATCGCAAATATGAGGAATTGATGACCATCGCGGGCGACCTTAGCAAAACGCCGGAAGAAAATGCGAAGGCAACCGAAGAGCTTCGCGCCCTGGAAGAGAAGGAAGCGAAAATTACAGGCATCGAAGAAACATTGTCGCAACAATACGCCAATGCCATCGTAGAGGAAGAAGCAGACAAGTATAAAGTACTTGTGCTTAGTGACAAACTGGATGTAAAGCAAGCGGTATCGATCGTGGATCTGGTGATGAAAGAGCTGGCCGTATCGCAAAACCAAATCAGCGTGCAATACGTGACGGAGCAATAA
- the spoIIIAG gene encoding stage III sporulation protein AG yields MKQWFKKIESLFSGGEGQKRSNTFRWLIILGLIGVGIMVFSSFINVKKVDSENIGREPPNPAASMAANVQEGLDESNPFQVIETAFEDKIKGVLENIVGVGTVDVMVTVDSTEELVVQRNVKDSQQLTEETDANGGKRHMTQYTRDGEIITYEVSGDQTPIVTKRLKPQIRGVLVVAKGAENKVVKDLITDAVEKGLNVAAYRISVVPRKQD; encoded by the coding sequence ATGAAGCAGTGGTTTAAAAAGATCGAATCGTTGTTCAGCGGCGGTGAAGGCCAGAAGCGCAGCAACACGTTTCGATGGCTCATCATTCTTGGCTTGATCGGCGTGGGCATCATGGTGTTCAGTTCATTCATCAACGTCAAAAAAGTAGATTCCGAAAACATCGGGCGAGAACCGCCCAATCCTGCTGCATCCATGGCAGCAAACGTTCAGGAGGGCCTTGACGAGTCCAATCCGTTTCAGGTGATTGAAACCGCGTTTGAAGACAAAATCAAAGGTGTGTTGGAAAACATCGTCGGCGTGGGGACGGTCGACGTCATGGTCACCGTCGATTCCACCGAGGAGCTGGTTGTTCAGCGGAACGTAAAGGATTCCCAACAGCTCACGGAAGAAACGGATGCCAATGGCGGAAAAAGGCACATGACCCAGTATACCCGGGACGGGGAGATCATCACGTATGAAGTATCGGGTGATCAGACGCCGATCGTCACCAAGAGGCTCAAACCGCAGATCAGAGGTGTGCTCGTCGTAGCGAAGGGAGCCGAGAACAAAGTCGTGAAGGACCTGATTACGGATGCCGTGGAAAAAGGGTTGAACGTCGCCGCTTACCGGATTTCGGTTGTGCCGCGCAAGCAGGATTAG